The proteins below come from a single Afipia sp. P52-10 genomic window:
- a CDS encoding RlmE family RNA methyltransferase: MAKDKTGRLHVTVKSAGKRKLSSKLWLERQLNDPYVLRAKREGYRSRAAFKLKEIDDKYKLLKPGMAVVDLGAAPGGWSQIAATKVGSIDGKGKVVAIDLLEMPDIPGVLFAQLDFLDDSAPAKLREMLSGGADLVMSDMAANTTGHRKTDQLRIVGLVETAAAFAAEVLKPGGTFLAKVFQSGADAALLAELKRDYATIRHVKPAASRQDSSERYLLATGFRGRNE, encoded by the coding sequence ATGGCCAAGGACAAGACCGGGCGGCTGCATGTCACCGTCAAGAGCGCTGGCAAGCGTAAACTTTCCTCCAAGCTCTGGCTCGAGCGGCAGCTCAACGATCCTTATGTGTTGCGGGCCAAGCGCGAAGGCTATCGCTCGCGGGCGGCGTTCAAACTGAAGGAGATCGACGACAAGTACAAGCTGCTGAAGCCCGGCATGGCCGTGGTCGATCTGGGCGCGGCGCCTGGCGGTTGGAGCCAGATTGCAGCGACAAAGGTCGGTTCGATCGACGGCAAGGGCAAGGTTGTTGCCATCGATCTTCTGGAGATGCCGGATATTCCCGGCGTCTTGTTCGCCCAGCTCGATTTTCTCGACGACAGCGCGCCCGCGAAACTGCGCGAAATGCTGAGTGGCGGCGCCGATCTCGTGATGTCGGATATGGCTGCCAACACCACCGGGCATCGCAAGACCGACCAACTCCGCATCGTCGGCCTGGTGGAAACGGCGGCAGCATTTGCGGCAGAGGTGCTGAAGCCGGGCGGCACCTTTCTTGCCAAGGTTTTCCAGAGTGGCGCCGATGCGGCGCTGCTCGCCGAACTCAAGCGGGATTACGCGACCATCCGCCACGTCAAGCCCGCCGCGAGCCGACAGGATTCCTCCGAGCGCTACCTGCTGGCGACGGGCTTTCGCGGCCGCAACGAATAG
- a CDS encoding Ppx/GppA phosphatase family protein, with product MEHESWPRYAAEPRVDTHEHISPRQAVPVRTRLSDTAYAALDLGTNNCRLLIARPTANNFRIVDSFSRIIRLGEGLAQTGRISELAIERALSALRVCRDKIVAKRATRTRLIATEACRTAANTDRFRERVDRELGIRLEVIDRETEAMLAVTGCLPLLDPGASGAILFDIGGGSSELVRLDRIPGLPDATPKISGWVSLPVGVVTLAERRGGVDVTPQAYAAMVSEVAEMLAPFALTHGRDLGGMHLLGTSGTVTTVAGIFLDLPRYDRRRVDGLWMSDADVTHTVDRLLAMSYQERVHNACIGTERGDLVLAGCAILDAIRMAFPCPRLRIADRGLREGMLVQMMREDGLMRTS from the coding sequence ATGGAACACGAGTCGTGGCCGCGCTATGCCGCGGAGCCGCGAGTTGATACGCACGAACATATCTCGCCGCGCCAAGCCGTGCCGGTACGGACCCGTTTGTCCGATACCGCCTATGCCGCTCTCGATCTCGGCACCAACAACTGCCGCCTTCTGATCGCGCGTCCGACTGCGAACAACTTCCGTATCGTCGATTCGTTTTCGCGGATCATCCGGCTAGGGGAGGGTTTGGCCCAAACCGGGCGGATCTCCGAACTCGCCATCGAGCGGGCGCTGTCTGCCTTGCGGGTCTGCCGTGACAAGATCGTCGCCAAGCGAGCGACGCGAACCCGGTTGATCGCGACCGAGGCCTGCCGCACCGCGGCCAATACCGACCGTTTCCGCGAGCGGGTAGACCGCGAACTCGGCATCCGGCTGGAGGTGATCGATCGCGAGACCGAGGCGATGCTGGCGGTGACCGGATGCCTGCCCTTGCTCGATCCGGGCGCAAGCGGCGCCATTCTGTTCGATATCGGCGGCGGTTCGTCGGAACTGGTGCGGCTGGATCGCATCCCAGGGCTTCCGGACGCGACGCCGAAGATCAGCGGTTGGGTCTCGTTGCCGGTTGGCGTCGTCACCCTGGCCGAGCGACGCGGTGGCGTCGATGTGACGCCGCAAGCCTATGCGGCGATGGTCAGCGAAGTGGCCGAGATGCTGGCACCATTTGCCCTGACGCACGGCCGCGATCTCGGCGGGATGCACCTGCTCGGTACCTCGGGCACGGTCACCACGGTCGCCGGCATTTTTCTCGATCTGCCGCGTTACGACCGCAGGCGGGTCGATGGGCTCTGGATGAGCGATGCCGACGTAACCCATACGGTCGATCGGCTGCTGGCGATGAGCTATCAGGAGCGTGTCCATAACGCCTGCATCGGAACAGAACGCGGCGACCTCGTTCTCGCGGGCTGTGCGATCCTTGATGCGATCCGCATGGCGTTTCCCTGTCCACGCCTACGCATCGCTGACCGCGGCCTGCGTGAAGGCATGCTGGTGCAGATGATGCGCGAAGACGGCCTGATGCGGACGTCGTAA
- a CDS encoding xanthine dehydrogenase family protein molybdopterin-binding subunit, whose translation MQDHLSARSIENAIAAQKYGIGQPVPRKEDDTLVRGKGNYTDDLNLPGQAHAVIVRSTHPHGVLKSVDITEAKAMPGVLGIWTGEDMVAAGYGNFVSRMPLKSKDGSPLLQSNKPILAVGKVRFVGDPIAIVVAETLAQAKDAAEAVSLDIEPLPAVTRASEAIKPGAPQLYDSVPNNMVLDFHYGDTAKVDEAFAKAAHVTKLDLENTRVVVAAMEPRSGIGVYDPKRDFYTLHVPTQGVAGNRVLLATLLKVKADQIRILTGNVGGSFGMKSVNYPEYTCLLHAAKQLGRPVKWTDERSGSFLSDSHGRASEVHAELALDKDGNFLAVRITGYGNVGGYLAGVMPSPLSLGIAKNIASVYKTQQIEVSIKCVLTNTSVMGAYRGAGRPEANYFMERLIERAADEMGIDRIALRKKNLIKSAQMPFMASSGMQYDSGDFPAVMANALKTADYPGFAKRKKESRKAGKLRGIAVGAYLEVTAPPSKELGKIVFDKDGGVTFITGTLDYGQGHASPYSQVLSDRLGVPFDKIRLVQGDSDIVHSGNGTGGSRSITASGQAIVEASNLVIEKGKEAAAHVLEASSADIEFAGGQFRIAGTDRGINILDLAKMLQEGKGNGGPASLDVDHMTSDVQATFPNGCHVAEVEVDPETGTIAIVKYTGVNDFGVEVNPLMVAGQVHGGVAQGIGQALMECVSYDGDGQPITGSFMDYAMPRAGDVPSITLDSHPSPATSNPLGTKGCGEAGCAGSLSTVVNAVINALSELGVEHIDMPLTPERVWTAIQQAKQSTKAA comes from the coding sequence ATGCAAGACCATCTGTCCGCCCGGTCCATCGAAAATGCTATCGCAGCGCAAAAATACGGTATCGGCCAGCCTGTCCCCCGCAAGGAAGACGACACGCTGGTCCGCGGCAAAGGCAACTACACCGACGATCTCAATCTGCCGGGACAGGCTCACGCGGTGATCGTCCGATCGACCCACCCGCATGGCGTGCTCAAATCCGTCGATATCACCGAGGCGAAGGCGATGCCGGGCGTGCTCGGCATCTGGACCGGCGAGGACATGGTTGCAGCCGGCTACGGCAACTTCGTCAGCCGCATGCCGCTGAAGAGCAAGGACGGCTCGCCACTGCTGCAATCCAACAAGCCGATCCTGGCGGTCGGCAAGGTGCGCTTCGTCGGTGATCCGATCGCCATCGTCGTCGCCGAAACGCTTGCGCAGGCGAAGGACGCAGCCGAAGCTGTGTCGCTCGACATCGAGCCGCTGCCTGCCGTGACCCGCGCTTCCGAGGCGATCAAGCCCGGCGCGCCGCAGCTCTATGACAGCGTGCCGAACAACATGGTGCTGGATTTCCACTATGGCGACACCGCAAAGGTCGATGAAGCCTTTGCCAAGGCCGCGCATGTCACCAAGCTCGATCTCGAGAACACACGCGTCGTCGTTGCTGCAATGGAGCCACGCTCGGGTATCGGGGTCTATGATCCGAAACGCGACTTCTACACGTTGCATGTGCCGACCCAGGGCGTCGCCGGCAACCGCGTCCTGCTCGCCACACTGCTCAAGGTGAAGGCCGACCAGATCCGCATCCTGACCGGTAATGTCGGCGGCTCGTTCGGCATGAAGTCGGTCAACTATCCTGAGTACACATGCCTCCTGCACGCGGCCAAGCAACTCGGCCGGCCGGTCAAATGGACCGACGAGCGTTCGGGCAGCTTTCTGTCCGACAGCCATGGCCGCGCGAGCGAGGTTCACGCCGAACTCGCGCTCGACAAGGACGGTAACTTCCTCGCAGTGCGCATCACCGGCTACGGCAATGTCGGCGGCTATCTCGCCGGCGTGATGCCGAGCCCGCTCTCACTCGGCATCGCCAAGAACATCGCAAGCGTCTACAAGACGCAGCAAATCGAAGTGAGCATCAAGTGCGTGCTGACCAATACCTCAGTGATGGGCGCCTATCGCGGTGCCGGTCGCCCCGAGGCCAACTACTTCATGGAGCGGCTGATCGAGCGGGCGGCCGACGAAATGGGCATCGACCGGATCGCGCTGCGCAAGAAGAACCTGATCAAGAGCGCGCAGATGCCATTCATGGCCTCGTCCGGCATGCAATATGACAGCGGCGATTTTCCTGCGGTGATGGCCAATGCGCTGAAGACTGCCGATTATCCCGGCTTCGCCAAGCGCAAGAAGGAAAGCCGCAAGGCTGGAAAGCTGCGCGGCATCGCTGTCGGCGCCTATCTCGAGGTCACGGCACCGCCGAGCAAGGAGCTCGGCAAGATTGTCTTCGACAAGGACGGCGGCGTGACCTTCATTACCGGCACGCTCGATTACGGCCAGGGCCACGCCTCACCCTACTCGCAGGTTCTCTCCGACCGGCTCGGCGTGCCGTTCGACAAGATCCGCCTGGTTCAGGGCGACAGCGACATCGTCCATTCGGGCAACGGCACTGGTGGCTCGCGCTCGATCACGGCCAGCGGTCAGGCCATCGTCGAAGCCTCCAATCTCGTCATCGAAAAGGGCAAGGAGGCCGCAGCACATGTGCTGGAGGCATCCTCCGCGGATATCGAATTCGCAGGCGGTCAGTTCAGGATCGCCGGCACCGACCGTGGCATCAACATCCTGGATCTCGCCAAGATGCTGCAGGAAGGCAAGGGCAATGGCGGGCCGGCCTCGCTTGACGTCGATCATATGACGAGCGACGTGCAGGCCACCTTCCCGAACGGCTGCCATGTGGCGGAGGTCGAGGTCGATCCCGAGACAGGCACGATCGCCATCGTCAAATACACCGGCGTCAACGACTTCGGCGTCGAGGTGAATCCGTTGATGGTCGCGGGCCAGGTCCACGGCGGCGTCGCTCAGGGCATCGGACAGGCTTTGATGGAGTGTGTCAGCTATGATGGCGACGGCCAGCCGATCACCGGCTCGTTCATGGACTATGCGATGCCGCGCGCAGGCGACGTGCCGAGCATCACCCTCGACAGCCATCCCTCGCCTGCGACCTCTAATCCGCTCGGCACCAAAGGCTGCGGCGAAGCCGGCTGTGCCGGAAGCCTTTCCACCGTCGTCAATGCGGTCATCAATGCATTGTCCGAACTCGGCGTCGAGCACATCGACATGCCGCTGACGCCCGAGCGTGTGTGGACGGCAATCCAGCAGGCCAAGCAGTCTACCAAGGCCGCGTAG